A stretch of DNA from Leptospira wolffii serovar Khorat str. Khorat-H2:
TGAAATTTCCAGCTTTACAAAACTCCCTTAGGGAATAGGATTTTGTTAAAAGAGGAAATTCGCAGCATGTTACAAGAAATTAACGCGGCAGGAAGCAATAACCGAGCTGCCAGACAGTTTTCCCAATCCGAGTTCACGATCCGCAATATGCCGGACCGTCTACACCCTCTCAGCAATATGGAGTCCGTAGTGTCCGGACCTAAAAATCTGGCGAAAGTGGGAGTAAATACGGACGACCAAATGACTCGTAGAGGTTATTTGATCGATCTAAACGTTTAATCTTTTATCTTTTTCAATCTTGCCAAAAAGGGCAAAAGCAAAAGCTCGACCGAGTAGGTCGGGCTTTTTTTATCCCCGATCTTAAATATTATTAAAACATAATATATGAGTCGAAGAAACGAAAAAGCACGGAAAACGAGCGAAATCCAAATTCGATTTGCTGCCGGTCGGCCCGGGCAAAATCTGGTTTTAGAGGCCCGATTCTGAAAAGCTTGGATTCTTCCGCAAAGTTCGTTCTTCTTCTTGTAGTCGCTATGATCAGCTGGGGATTTGCCTGGCCTTCCGCGAAGTCCATCGTAGGTATGGAACATCCCATCGTTATCATTTTCTGGAGGTTCTTGGCGACCGCTCTTTCCCTTTTGCCCGTTATCTGGTGGAGAAAAGATTCTCTCAAACTTCCGGATCGCAAGGCATACTTCCAAGTGATTTTGGGAGGAATTCTTTACACGATTTACAATCATTTCTTCCTTTTGGGTTTATCCCAAGGGTTAGCGGGAGCAGGCGGAGTTCTTGTGACCACCATGAATCCGATTCTGACTTATGTACTCGTGCATTCCTTGCAGAGAAAAATTCCCACTCTGAAGGAATTTCTGGGATTGGGAATCGGACTCGTAGGAGGACTCGTACTTCTGAAAATTTGGGAAGGAGATTGGTCCCAGCTTTTTCAATCCGGAAACGTATTCTTTCTACTATGCGCCTTTAGCTGGGCTATTCTAAGCATGAATAGTCATAGCACCGGCCAAAAAATCTCTCCCATGGTTTACAGTTTTTACGTGTTCTCGGTGGGAGCCGCGATCGATTTTGTCGCCGCATTACAATACGACGTGACGGGAGCCTTGGATAACGGAACCGACTTCTGGTTGCAGATACTTTATCTTTCCGTAATATCTACTACTTTCGGAACTACGGTTTATTTTTACGCTTCCAGCCGTTTGGGTTCCAGGACGGCCAGCTCGTTTATCTTTCTCGTGCCGGTAACGGCTCTTTTCGGGAGTTGGATCTTTTTAGGAGAGATTCCCGGAGCGAGTACTTGGATAGGAGGAAGTCTTGCAGTATTCTCCGTATTTTTACTGAATCGGGGAGGATCTAAGAAGAATGGAGTAGAAGGAGCGGATTCTCCCGTTTAACCCCAGTTTGATTTGTAATAGATATCGCCCTTAGGCGCTATTTGGAATCCTTCCGGATGTTCAAGGACCATCCCCGCTTCCTTCAGGTCCTCCAAATAAGGGCGAAGTTTACGCTCTCCGAAGGATGTCCGAAATTCCAGATCGCGCATGGTAACGAATTCCTGTTTTTGGCAGGCATGGTAGATGTCTTGGAGAATGGAATCCGAAACATTCATCTTTTATAGGTTTCAGTACAGTCTCGGTGCGGTCACGTCTAAAAAAACGTAGGCGCCTGGTTCCACCTCCCTGCTGAATACGATCAGGTCTTTCACCGCATCACGATCGAAGTAGCGGTCGCTCATCCCCCAGTCCTCCGGCCTTCTCAGAGAATCCTGCAATTGCTTATAGAAATAGGGGAGGTAAGACCAATTCTTTCCGATTCCATGACTGGTCTCTCGGAAGGATTCTTCTCCCGTTCTCATATAATAAGGGGAAAGTTGGGTTCCTTTGGAATCGGTAATATAAGCGCGATGGATTTCGGGAGAAGTTCGAAATACGGTATAGGCATCTATCAGATACCGATTCGCGATCCTCAGCACGGGAAAAGGATCCAATAATTCCTTCAGAGTGAGTCGAATGTTCCTCTCGAAGGAAAGTTCCCTTCTCATCTGCTCCGTCTTTTTCTCATGAAAGAAATTCACCATTTTCTTAATGGAAAGAGAAGGTTCCTTACCGTTTGCCAGTTCCGGACCGGGACGAAGAAGAAGGAAGCCCTGTAGGAATCTCGCTCCGCCTTCCAGGGCGAAATAGAGTTCTTCCTGTGTTTCCAAACCCTCGTACAGGACGGAGGCTCCTAAGGAAAAAGCCAAATCTCTTATATGCTCCATCACTTTTCGAACGGAAGGAGACTTGGCGGAGGCTCGTATGAGACGTAGATCCATCTTCAGAAAGTCGGGACGTAACAGTCCTACTCTTTCTATACCGGAAGCTTCCGAGCCTAAATCGTCTAACGCGATCCTAAATCCGTAAGCTCTCAGTAAATCCACGGCGATTCGAAGAGAATCGAGACTACCCGAAAATTCCTCCTCGGTGACTTCCAATATGATTCTGTCGGGATCCACTCCATGTTCTCTGGCTAAACGGAGTAATCGAAATGAATCGATTCTTTCGTTCTCCAACTCTCGGTAAAGGCGATTCGGAGATACGTTTAGGAATATCTTGGATTGGTCCGGATGAACTTTCAGTTTCTTTAATGCGATGGTCCAAAGTCTTTCCTCCAGGTCGCCTAATTCGGAGTCGGACAGGCCGGATTCTGAGGAGAATAGATGGCCTGCAGATTCCCAAGCATCTCCGTTTCTTTTTCTCGCCAATACTTCGTGTGCGAATATGCCTCCGTCTTCCACCGAGAGAATCGGTTGGAAGAATGGCTGGATTTCCGTGTAGGAAGCCTGTAGGATCATTTCTGCTATATTGGATGATTGTATCGCTATAGCAAGCGGTATCCTTCTTGGTCTTTGTTTTTACGCGAAGGATGCAGGTTTTATTCTTCTTTGTTTGATTATATTAAACGAGTTCAAGATTTGCTGCCTTAAAAGGTAAAGGCAGAAAGCAAAATTAGGAATTTTCCGCAGAGCGGATCTTCCGAAAGAGCGGAAAGGTAAGTAGAACGAGTAAAATTTCCAGACCCCCGAATACAATCCCTGTCCAAGCAATTGAGTAAGGCTTACCGATATTTTCTGCCAAAGCGTTTTCCAGGCTGATAGATAGAATGGGGCCGAGTAGAAATCCGAAGGAGCCGAGCCCGGTAAATACGGTCATAGTCGTCGCATTCATTCTGGGAGGAGATAAGGAAGAAGCGAGTCTCATTGCAGGGACATACATGATTCCCGCTCCGATTCCGCAGGCTACCATGGAAAGAGTGAGTGCGCTCGTGCTTTCCAAGAAACCTGTGCTTGCCTGAGCGATTCCGTAAATGAAAGAGCCGATCCAAACTAGACCGATGGAATTCCAACGCTTGGAAAGTACGGCTGCCGGTAGGGAGAGCAGACTCATGAGTAGAAACATTGTCCCGAATAGACTCCCTACTTTTCCGGGAGTAAAACCCAGATCCTCTCTGAGATGAAGGTTCAAGGAGCTTAAGAAATATCCCACTGTGAATCGGTCTACGAAATGGAATAGGATGGGAACGAGAAGTAGCGGTGAGAATTTGAGAAGAGCCTTCGCATTCTCCGCGTATATTTTTTCCGACTTGTAAATGCGAGAATCCCGCAAAAATAAAAAGGAGACTATTCCGAGTAATACCAATATTCCCCCTCCGACAAAAAAAGGAAGGAGAGGATTCGAATTCCCTAAAAATCCCAGACTCTGACCGATCCCTCCGCCTAATGTGAGTAAGGTCCCGGCAAGCCCGAAGAGAATTCCCTTATTATAAAATCGATTTTCAGGATCCTTTTCTCGATCGGAGATAGATGCCAGTAGGAGTCCGATCACGAAAATATGAGCGCCTCCTTCCAAGAATCGAAGGAAGAAAAGGGAGGCTTGGTCGGGCATAAAGGGAAGCAATACGAGAAGAATCGCATCGACTAAGGAAAAGGCGGCGATCAATGTCCTTCTAACGCCGAGTCTATCCGAGATCCAGCCCGCCAAAGGGGAAAATAAAAAGGATCCGAGCATTGCCGAACTTTGGAACCAAGCCACTCCGTAACCGCTTCCGCCGAATCTATCCTTTACGATTTCTTTATATACTGGGACGATCATTGTGACCGGCAGCATGGCCAAAAAAATCAGGGTCAGTGTGATCCAGGGAAAAGAGGTCGAATCCTTAGGGCCGACCTCCCGACTTAATTCTAAGCTTTTCGACAAATCTTAGCTCCTAGCGGGGCTCGCTAATACTTCGTCAAATCTATCCTTTCCTATGGAGGACACCAGTACATCTTCCAGTTCGTCAAAGACCTTTTGGTTCAATTCGAAAACTGTATTGGCTTCTTCTACGATTGCATTCCTTTCGGAATCGGAAAGAGGAAGTTCGTCTAGAGCTTTTCTATATTTGTCTTTGAAGTCCTTGGCGCTTGTGATCTCAGGAAATTCGTAAAAGTCCAGACCCACAGTGCCTTCTATCCCTAAAGCTTTTGCGGCCACTCTCTTTAGTATTTGTCCTCCGGAAAGATCTCCCAGATATCGCACGTAACTATGAGCGACGAGAAGAGGAGCTTGCGAATTTGCAATACTCCGGATTCGATCTGCATACGCTTTAGCTGCGGGACTTTGCACTGGAACATGTCCTGCTGAAAAGAAATGCGCCAGATCCTTCTCGATCTGCTTCTTTCTATTCAGTTCCGGGAAATAGATTTTTCCAAGGATGGCATCGTTTTTCTTTTTCTCGAGTTCTTCTTCCAAAGCGGAATATACGAAATAAAAGGACTCTAAATGCTTCGCGTAACTTTTGGGTTCCAATACCCCTTTCATGAAGCATCGAATGAAGGCGGAATTTTCTGCGGCGGTATGGGAGCCGGAAGTTCCGTCTCTCAGTAATTGGGCTAGGCTCATCTGGTTTCTCCTGACAATACTGTGACAAATCTTGTATTCTAGGACTGAGAGTCAATCTCAAAAAATAAAAAAGCCGGAATTCGGCAACGATCTTTCTGGAATCGAGCTTTGTTTTGGTTTCCGTGTAGTACCTTCTAGGCTTCTTAAGGAGAGTAAAACGGGTTTGACTGATGGTCCGGCAGACTTTATCTGCATCTTCGTGCGAAGAATGCTATCCGCCTCTCCTTCCTAATTTTATTCGTTTTCATCTCGAATAGCTTCGTTTCCGCTAAAACCGTTTCGGAGTAGAAGAAGGGAGAATACGCTACCTACTTTTACCAAGGAACGGATGGATACAAGGGAGGCCTTTCCTTTGCCTCTGTTTTCCGGACAAGACGAGAGAATTACCGACGATTCTGGTCGTGAATGTAAATGTAAGGAACCGATTTGGGAGGTTGCAGACATGGAGGTCTGTTTCGGTTGACGGACTTACTCGGAAGTCCGGAGAAATCGGATGCTTCGTTTCGAAAATTTGCGGAAGAGGGACAAAAAGGACTTCTACTAAACGGTCTCCTGTGCAAGGGATCTGAAAATCGTGCGGGTAGATGAAAGTTCCGCTATTTTTTGCGGAATTTTCGTATTCCTTCTAGCGAAGGTTCTATTGTGGAAGCTTCGAATAGCTCTCCTGGCGAGACCGTTGGATGACTATCTTTGGGATCTTATTTTTTCTGTCCTTCCTCCGGGAATTTCGAATAATTTGAATTAGAGGTTCCTTTACGATGCGAATGTTTCTTTCGACGTTCTATTTAGTTCTAATTTCCCAAGGAATATTCCATTGTAGTTCTAACAAAAAGGAAACCCCCGAAGAAATTCGCAAGAAACAGTTTTCTTCTTTGACTACCTTTTATTCCGGTAAGGAAGGAAACGGCTTCGAGACTCCGGACCCCAAAGCTCCCGTCGTTTCCCATTTTCATAAAGATCAAAAAATTAAAATTATAGAATCTTTCACGGATCCACGTAGAAATCTTTTCGGTTGGATTTTAGTACAGGATGAGTTCGGAAAAGAATCCTGGATTCGGAGAGAATCGATCGGAGCAAGGTTACAATCAAACGAAGGAATCGGAGAAATTTATTCTCCGGGAAGAGTTTTCGATGATGGAAGTTCAGAATCGGCGCATCCGGGGGAGAATCTGGGATTGACGCTGGAATTTTTCCTCCAAAAAGGGGAGATCTATTCTTTCGGCCATTGGGAAAAGAAAAAATACAGGCAATTTTCCGTAGGCTCCAAGGAGAAGCTCAAATACTTTTCAGAATCTAGGAATGCCGTTTTAGACATAGCGAAAGCTAGACGATTGGGCGAAAAGGATGACGGAAATCTGGGCTGTTGGTTCGGGTATAAATACCGTGCTAAATCGGAAATTCCTCCGGAAGAGATCCGCCTTAAGGACATCGTATATAAAGGCGACATCCAACCTAAGCTGATAACCGGCGAATTGCAATTTTCGATTAAGGACGAATTACTCATCGATCGGATTCTCAAAATTGCGGAAGAATTGAGACCGTATTCGAAGATCGAGGAAATAAGACGAAATGACGATTTGCGTCCTTGGAAATGCGAGAGCGACCATTGCCATACGGCTATCTGGAAACTTCCGAATAAAACGTATCTCTTTGTGACCTTGGAGAATAGGACCGGTCCCGGCGTTCAGTCCTTATTCCTAATCGTGTCGATAGAGAAAGGAATCGAGAAGGTGATATTTTATCATTTCGATCAAGGTTCGGAAACCAAGGCTCTTTTTTTTAGTCGTCTGACCGATATAGACGGGGACGGTGTTCCTGAACTTTGGTTGAGCGATGAAAATTCCCAAGGAGAATCGTTTATTATGAAATTCTTTCTACTCGAAAAAGACCTGCTACTACCTTTGGGGAAAAGATATTGGACTGGGTGTTAGTTTTCCCTCATCTCTTTCGTAAATGTATATGCCCTTCTTAAAGATCACCAAGAAAAACGCGGAGTTTCAGGTAATCCAGGCCTTGAAAGAGAATCGCGTCAAGAGAAGCCAATCCCATGAAATCTTCGTGGAAGGAATCGAGGTCATCAAACAACTTATACGAACCGATCGAAAAATCACCAGAATCATCGTTAAGGATAGGGAGAATATTTCGAATTGGGCCAAGGACCTGATCGAGTCGCACAAAAACGCAAAAATCATAGAAATGGCGCCTGAGTTGTACAATGAGCTTTGCGATAAATCCGAGCCTTCGGAACTCGTCGTCACCGCGTTTCATTCTTCTCTTGCGCTGGAGGATTTGGTTCTTCCTGCAAATCCTTTTTACGTTCTATTCGATAGACCGAGCGATACGGGAAATTTCGGATCCTTTCTTAGGTCGGCTGACGCTTTCCGAGTGGATGCAATTTTCGTAATGGGTCATGGGATCGATATTTACGAACCGAAAGTATTAAGATCCAGTTTGGGTAGCGTATTTCATCAGAAGATCGTTTCCTTGGAATCCTTCGAGATCCTACAAAAATTTCTTTCGGAGGAGAAATCCAGGATTTCTTTACGAGTGATCGGTACGGATTCGAAAGGTTCTGTTTCTCTTTCCGAAACGAAATTGCAGAGGCCGATTTGTATGATACTCGGTAACGAGGCCAAGGGTATGAGCGTGAAGTTACAATCCTTATGCGACGAAATCGTTTCCATTCCTTTGGACGGAAACGTGAATTCTTTGAATGTGGCCTCTGCCGCTTCGATTTTTATGTGGGACGTTTTTCGGAATAGCCGGACTTAAGGGGAATCGGGTGGCGCCGAAGAACCTTAGTCCTCCATATCCCAGAAAAAGTCCTTATTCGTAAGTTCTTCTTCCCGGGCGAAGCTTGTGTCGGATTCTTTTTCTTCCCTGGTTTCCGGAAGATCGTAAGCCAGTCTTTCCAGGTCGTTCGTTTCTTTTTCCCAGTACTCGTCCGTCCCGAAATGAGGGAATGCGTTTGGAAAAGAGGGATCCTCCCATCGTTTTGCAATCCATGCGGAATAATGAATGTATCTTAGCCCTCTTAAAGGTTCTACAAGATCGAACCAGGAGTCAGAGAATTCCCGAAACTCCCTATATCCTTCCAGAAAAAGTTGCCTTTCATAATCCGCTCTTTTGTCTCCAAACGGC
This window harbors:
- a CDS encoding heme oxygenase (biliverdin-producing) produces the protein MSLAQLLRDGTSGSHTAAENSAFIRCFMKGVLEPKSYAKHLESFYFVYSALEEELEKKKNDAILGKIYFPELNRKKQIEKDLAHFFSAGHVPVQSPAAKAYADRIRSIANSQAPLLVAHSYVRYLGDLSGGQILKRVAAKALGIEGTVGLDFYEFPEITSAKDFKDKYRKALDELPLSDSERNAIVEEANTVFELNQKVFDELEDVLVSSIGKDRFDEVLASPARS
- a CDS encoding EAL domain-containing protein; its protein translation is MILQASYTEIQPFFQPILSVEDGGIFAHEVLARKRNGDAWESAGHLFSSESGLSDSELGDLEERLWTIALKKLKVHPDQSKIFLNVSPNRLYRELENERIDSFRLLRLAREHGVDPDRIILEVTEEEFSGSLDSLRIAVDLLRAYGFRIALDDLGSEASGIERVGLLRPDFLKMDLRLIRASAKSPSVRKVMEHIRDLAFSLGASVLYEGLETQEELYFALEGGARFLQGFLLLRPGPELANGKEPSLSIKKMVNFFHEKKTEQMRRELSFERNIRLTLKELLDPFPVLRIANRYLIDAYTVFRTSPEIHRAYITDSKGTQLSPYYMRTGEESFRETSHGIGKNWSYLPYFYKQLQDSLRRPEDWGMSDRYFDRDAVKDLIVFSREVEPGAYVFLDVTAPRLY
- a CDS encoding MFS transporter, producing MSKSLELSREVGPKDSTSFPWITLTLIFLAMLPVTMIVPVYKEIVKDRFGGSGYGVAWFQSSAMLGSFLFSPLAGWISDRLGVRRTLIAAFSLVDAILLVLLPFMPDQASLFFLRFLEGGAHIFVIGLLLASISDREKDPENRFYNKGILFGLAGTLLTLGGGIGQSLGFLGNSNPLLPFFVGGGILVLLGIVSFLFLRDSRIYKSEKIYAENAKALLKFSPLLLVPILFHFVDRFTVGYFLSSLNLHLREDLGFTPGKVGSLFGTMFLLMSLLSLPAAVLSKRWNSIGLVWIGSFIYGIAQASTGFLESTSALTLSMVACGIGAGIMYVPAMRLASSLSPPRMNATTMTVFTGLGSFGFLLGPILSISLENALAENIGKPYSIAWTGIVFGGLEILLVLLTFPLFRKIRSAENS
- a CDS encoding TrmH family RNA methyltransferase, which encodes MPFLKITKKNAEFQVIQALKENRVKRSQSHEIFVEGIEVIKQLIRTDRKITRIIVKDRENISNWAKDLIESHKNAKIIEMAPELYNELCDKSEPSELVVTAFHSSLALEDLVLPANPFYVLFDRPSDTGNFGSFLRSADAFRVDAIFVMGHGIDIYEPKVLRSSLGSVFHQKIVSLESFEILQKFLSEEKSRISLRVIGTDSKGSVSLSETKLQRPICMILGNEAKGMSVKLQSLCDEIVSIPLDGNVNSLNVASAASIFMWDVFRNSRT
- a CDS encoding DMT family transporter, with the protein product MKSLDSSAKFVLLLVVAMISWGFAWPSAKSIVGMEHPIVIIFWRFLATALSLLPVIWWRKDSLKLPDRKAYFQVILGGILYTIYNHFFLLGLSQGLAGAGGVLVTTMNPILTYVLVHSLQRKIPTLKEFLGLGIGLVGGLVLLKIWEGDWSQLFQSGNVFFLLCAFSWAILSMNSHSTGQKISPMVYSFYVFSVGAAIDFVAALQYDVTGALDNGTDFWLQILYLSVISTTFGTTVYFYASSRLGSRTASSFIFLVPVTALFGSWIFLGEIPGASTWIGGSLAVFSVFLLNRGGSKKNGVEGADSPV